The following nucleotide sequence is from Streptomyces leeuwenhoekii.
GCGGGTCAGCCGGGGGTCGTGCGGGCCGGCCCCGAGCACCACCAGTTCCCCGTCGTCCACCGGGAACGGCTCGTCCGGGCGCCGCACGCGGGGATCGAGGCCCAGTGCGGCCAACTGGTGGACGAGCATCGGGAGGAAGCCGTCGCCGGCGTCGACCACCAGCGTCCGGCGCCCGGCCAGACCGCGGGCGGGCACGTCCTTTCGCCGGCCGAACCAGAAGTGCGCGAGGGTGTCGTTCCGGGCCTCGAGCAGGGCCCGGACGCGGGCGTGCGTGCCCAGGCCGCCCGCCCGGGACGTCCGCGGGGCGGCCCCGGCGCCGGGCAGAGCCGCCCGGGTCCGGACGGTGGTGTCCGGGGTCGCGGACTCCGGGGTGGCGATGTCCAGGACGGCGGAGTCCAGGACGGCGGCGCCGTGCCGGTCGCGTCCCAGCAGCGCGACGAGGTCCGACGCGGGCCGCGTCTCGTACAGCACATGGCGCGGATCGCGGTCGCAGCGGGCCTGGACGGCGTACTCGGTGCGGACGCCCGCGGCCGTCTCCCTGAGCCAGGGGCCGCGTACCCGCACCTCGCCGGCACAGATCCGGGTCATCGCCGCGAGCGCCGTGTCGAGGGACAGTCGGGCCCGGTTCTCGTCCGCGCGGTCGGTGAGCAGACCGACCACACCGGCCAGGCCCGGTCCGCCGGCCGGGGCGTGGTACGTCCCGCCGCCCGCGGTCAGTACGGCGGTGCCGGCGCGCAGGGTGAGGTGCGGCGCGGCGGCGGCGCCGACCAGCGTGCGCGCGCCGGTGTGCACGAGACAGGTCCAGTAGGCGTCCCGCCCGCCCTCCAGCAGCCGCCGGAAGACGTCCAGGCCCGGGTCGGGGAAGCGGGCGGCGAGGATGCGGGTGACGACCTCGCGCAGCGGCACGTCGGCCCGCTCGGTGACGGTGAGCACGAGCGGCGCGGGCCCGGCGGGGCGGCCACCCGGGCCGTCCTCGGCGCCGCGCGGGGACCTCACCAGGACGAGGGCGTCGTACCGGGCGGCCGTCTCGCCGTCCGCGGGGCCGGGGCCGGGCAGTGGGACACCGGTCGGGGACAGCGCCAGCGTGATGCGCCCCACGAGCGCTTCGACCAGATCCCCGGGTCCTGTCCCGGGGCGGTACAGCAGGGCGAACGGCGGCGGACTCGGCCCGAGTACCCGGTCCATGAGACTGTCCTCCGGCACGCAACCCTCCTCCCGTTCCGCTGACATCGCCGAGTATGCCCGGGTGGGCCGGGGAGGGCGATTCGGGAGCTGAGGGATCGTCAACTCGACGCCGATTACGTCAAGTC
It contains:
- a CDS encoding aminodeoxychorismate/anthranilate synthase component II, coding for MPEDSLMDRVLGPSPPPFALLYRPGTGPGDLVEALVGRITLALSPTGVPLPGPGPADGETAARYDALVLVRSPRGAEDGPGGRPAGPAPLVLTVTERADVPLREVVTRILAARFPDPGLDVFRRLLEGGRDAYWTCLVHTGARTLVGAAAAPHLTLRAGTAVLTAGGGTYHAPAGGPGLAGVVGLLTDRADENRARLSLDTALAAMTRICAGEVRVRGPWLRETAAGVRTEYAVQARCDRDPRHVLYETRPASDLVALLGRDRHGAAVLDSAVLDIATPESATPDTTVRTRAALPGAGAAPRTSRAGGLGTHARVRALLEARNDTLAHFWFGRRKDVPARGLAGRRTLVVDAGDGFLPMLVHQLAALGLDPRVRRPDEPFPVDDGELVVLGAGPHDPRLTRRPEIARLRETAGRLLAGRRPFLALCLAHQVTCGLLGLGRVRRIAPREGVQRTIDLFGSREPVGLYDTFTVHGDTDRVTVDGLDSPVETSRDPLTGEVYALRGKFFASLQFRPESVLTQHGERILGALIRHALAGAASRPS